The Changchengzhania lutea genomic sequence TGAAGCTTTAGGGAGTACTTATTTTGGGAAACCATGTGGCACGCTTTCTGATATAGGTATATTATCCTTTAATGGAAATAAAATAATAACAACGTCTGGTGGTGGCGCTTTTATAGCAGCTAATGAGGCGTATAAAAAAAGAGCTATTTATTTGTCCACTCAAGCCAGAGATAACGCACCACACTATCAACATTCATCTGTAGGGTTTAATTACAGAATGAGTAATGTTTTAGCAGGTATTGGAAGAGGCCAAATGGAAGTGTTAGATGATCGGGTAGCAGCCAGAAGAAAAAACCATGAGTTTTATAAAGAGCAGCTATCTCATTTTGATAATATTGAGTTTTTAGAAGAACCCGAAGGGTTTTACTCTAATAGATGGCTTACATGTATCAAGACATCATCTTACGAATTAAGAGAAGAAATTAGATCAGTATTATTAAAAGAAGATATAGAATCCAGACCGCTATGGAAACCCATGCATATGCAACCTGTTTTTGAAAACTGCTTGCACTTTACAAATGGTACATCTGAAGACTTATTTAGTAAAGGCCTTTGCTTACCGAGCGGTTCCAATCTAGATATAAAAGACCTAAAAAGAATAACCT encodes the following:
- a CDS encoding aminotransferase class I/II-fold pyridoxal phosphate-dependent enzyme — protein: MLTKTKIYLSSPHMGGSEQKYVAEAFNTNWIAPLGPNVDGFEKDIENYLGEQVHAAVLSSGTAAIHLALEVLGVSKGDEVLCQSFTFSASANPILYQGATPVFIDSEPETWNMSPELLEIAIKDRIEKYKKPKAIIAVHLYGMPYKSREINAIAKKYEIPVVEDSAEALGSTYFGKPCGTLSDIGILSFNGNKIITTSGGGAFIAANEAYKKRAIYLSTQARDNAPHYQHSSVGFNYRMSNVLAGIGRGQMEVLDDRVAARRKNHEFYKEQLSHFDNIEFLEEPEGFYSNRWLTCIKTSSYELREEIRSVLLKEDIESRPLWKPMHMQPVFENCLHFTNGTSEDLFSKGLCLPSGSNLDIKDLKRITYLISKIPQL